The following proteins come from a genomic window of Archocentrus centrarchus isolate MPI-CPG fArcCen1 chromosome 3, fArcCen1, whole genome shotgun sequence:
- the glo1 gene encoding lactoylglutathione lyase gives MSDKGLSDEAMAAVCKDGNPITKDFMMQQTMLRVKDPVKSLDFYTRILGMTLLQKIDFPSMRFSLFFLGYEDKKEIPVDVKEKTAWTFSRRATLELTHNWGSEADDSLSYHNGNSDPRGFGHLGIAVPDVYAACKLFEDEGVTFVKKADDGKMKGLAFIQDPDGYWIEILSPNNMVTLTC, from the exons ATGAGCGATAAAGGTTTGTCAGACGAGGCCATGGCAGCAGTCTGTAAAGATGGAAACCCGATCACTAAG GATTTCATGATGCAGCAGACGATGCTGAGGGTTAAAGATCCCGTTAAGTCCTTGGATTTCTACACCAGAATCCTCGGGATGAC GCTCCTGCAGAAGATCGACTTTCCCTCTATgcgtttctctcttttcttcctggGCTATGAGGACAAGAAGGAGATCCCTGTAGATGTGAAGGAAAAAACGGCCTGGACCTTCTCAAGAAGAGCCACCCTTGAGCTGACACA TAACTGGGGCTCTGAGGCTGACGACAGTCTGTCTTATCACAATGGAAACTCGGATCCGCGCGGCTTTG GACACCTTGGAATTGCAGTTCCTGATGTTTATGCAGCCTGCAAATTGTTTGAGGACGAAGGAGTCACATTTGTCAAGAAGGCTGATGATG GTAAAATGAAAGGCTTGGCCTTTATCCAGGACCCTGATGgttattggattgagatcctGAGTCCCAACAACATGGTAACCCTCACCTGCTAA
- the LOC115775069 gene encoding putative gonadotropin-releasing hormone II receptor gives MNGSSCCDPAAIMYQQRSGVDLNASCDWPAPGCNWTSVDGALQLPTFSTAAKIRVIITFILCGISTFCNLAVLRAANGHKRKSHVRVLIINLTAADLLVTFIVMPVDAVWNITVQWLAGDLACRFLMFLKLQAMYSCAFVTVVISLDRQSAVLNPLAITMARKRNMVMLMVAWTMSVLFSIPQMFIFHNVTITYPTNFTQCTTRGSFVTHWQETTYNMFTFCCLFLLPLVIMIICYTRIFIQISKQMTKKNMPSNEPHLRCSKNNIPKARMRTLKMSIVIVICFIICWTPYYLLGLWYWFFPDDLEGKVSHSLTHILFIFGLFNACLDPIIYGLFTIRFQRGLRNCYRKATVMSSLETNTVITESLKCTGSVLPSKRGTTSGEKDRNSKHAEPNSTDNSV, from the exons ATGAACGGCTCCTCCTGCTGTGATCCTGCAGCCATCATGTACCAGCAGAGATCAGGAGTTGACCTCAATGCCAGCTGTGACTGGCCAGCTCCTGGCTGTAACTGGACATCAGTGGACGGTGCTCTGCAGCTACCCACTTTTTCCACAGCGGCCAAAATCAGAGTGATCATTACCTTCATCCTGTGTGGCATTTCCACTTTTTGCAATTTGGCTGTGCTCCGGGCTGCCAATGGGCACAAGCGTAAATCCCATGTCCGAGTGCTGATAATCAACTTGACTGCAGCTGATCTCTTGGTTACCTTCATCGTGATGCCTGTAGACGCCGTGTGGAACATCACAGTTCAGTGGCTGGCCGGTGACCTGGCCTGCAGATTCCTCATGTTCCTCAAGCTACAGGCCATGTACTCCTGCGCCTTTGTCACAGTAGTGATTAgtctggacagacagtcagctgtCCTCAACCCCCTGGCCATCACCATGGCCCGTAAAAGGAACATGGTCATGCTAATGGTGGCATGGACCATGAGCGTCTTGTTCTCAATCCCACAG atgtttattttccataatgtgaccattaccTATCCGACAAACTTCACTCAGTGCACCACCAGGGGAAGCTTTGTCACTCACTGGCAAGAAACCACCTACAACATGTTTACCTTCTGCTGCCTCTTCCTGCTGCCACTGGTCATTATGATCATTTGCTACACCAGGATCTTTATTCAGATCTCCAAGCAGATGACAAAAAAGAACA tgccCTCCAATGAGCCACATCTTCGCTGCTCAAAGAACAACATTCCCAAAGCAAGAATGCGAACTCTGAAAATGAGCATCGTTATTGTGATCTGCTTCATCATCTGCTGGACTCCATACTACCTGTTGGGTTTGTGGTACTGGTTCTTCCCAGATGACCTGGAGGGAAAGGTCTCTCACTCTCTGACCCACATCCTGTTCATCTTTGGACTTTTTAATGCCTGCCTGGATCCCATCATCTACGGCCTGTTCACCATACGCTTCCAGAGGGGGCTGAGAAACTGCTACCGCAAAGCCACAGTGATGTCCAGCTTGGAGACAAATACAGTAATAACGGAGTCCTTGAAATGTACTGGATCTGTCTTACCCTCTAAAAGAGGCACGACTAGTGGTGAAAAGGACAGAAACTCTAAACATGCTGAGCCAAACTCCACTGACAACAGTGTCTGA